Proteins found in one Labrenzia sp. VG12 genomic segment:
- a CDS encoding GGDEF and EAL domain-containing protein: MQVSQRFIDDRLEQSGRAESNTLTGFHTSLLEVLPHAAAYVAQDGSILVHNKHMKTNCAAKGVFPVPGGLQDLLTEGSWKRCEAVLSAAFSGVPAQASGTILLRSGTPFCHHMICTSFVSLSGERQAVLVQFDMEDSAQDALAKIPSPVPAARKPARSEGEAGFLEHFPDDVLVFDSVDSAEQKAIRLLETINSDYDIGLLVEALQTIDSEGAQSLFIPENRSLETAGYTTDRQMCEVRLVPLPEGTSAEAVSGTTMAIIRRNVDCPQEIAENRRLAYLDPLTGLENRRAFTRALKRELGRLASDKETGLAVYYIDLDEFKKVNDLGGHDAGDDMLLRVAACLRLTLGEFGTAARIGGDEFAGMVPAANEEGALDIAEKILEGFDRIRLEVGDRVFTIGGSIGVAFVESGLSLRDADAAVLLGLADRACLRGKRFGGSSVQIHCVESTECQATGVEKVELPEPGSFRGNELTLYAMPIMCLKRNKICGSEVLLRLQGDRARGLSSRAWISAAERSGFIAQVDAWTLDKVLDAAERNPGRSILTMNVSAESARDPNFRDGLYHRLSVNPLLASKLCLEIAERDYLREPATVESFFKFVTELGCQTAIDDFAGHWPVLSRLTSLRVEWLKLEAGLTQQVVEEPAKAAILNGLVRAAHELGIKVIAKHVETAEEAKLLRELNIEAAQGFYFGRPEPWPGG, encoded by the coding sequence GTGCAAGTCAGCCAACGGTTTATTGATGACCGGCTGGAGCAATCCGGTCGTGCAGAAAGCAATACGCTCACAGGATTTCACACTTCCCTGCTGGAAGTGCTCCCGCATGCTGCTGCTTATGTCGCACAGGATGGCAGCATCCTCGTTCACAACAAACACATGAAAACCAACTGTGCAGCCAAGGGCGTGTTTCCCGTGCCCGGCGGCCTGCAGGACCTGTTGACCGAAGGCAGCTGGAAACGCTGCGAGGCGGTGCTTTCAGCCGCGTTCAGTGGCGTGCCGGCCCAGGCCAGCGGAACGATCCTGCTGCGCTCCGGCACTCCCTTTTGTCACCACATGATCTGCACGTCTTTCGTTTCCCTCTCGGGAGAGCGGCAGGCCGTCCTGGTCCAGTTCGACATGGAAGACAGCGCGCAGGATGCGCTCGCCAAGATACCTTCACCCGTACCGGCGGCAAGGAAGCCGGCACGTTCGGAAGGTGAGGCCGGTTTCCTGGAACATTTTCCGGACGATGTTCTGGTGTTCGATAGCGTGGACAGCGCAGAGCAAAAGGCCATCAGGCTGCTAGAGACAATCAACAGCGACTACGACATCGGGCTGTTGGTTGAGGCCTTGCAGACAATCGATAGCGAAGGTGCGCAAAGCCTGTTCATTCCGGAAAACCGCAGCCTCGAGACGGCCGGCTACACCACTGACCGGCAGATGTGTGAAGTTCGTCTCGTACCGCTGCCGGAAGGCACGTCGGCAGAAGCTGTGAGCGGGACGACAATGGCGATCATTCGCCGCAATGTGGATTGCCCGCAGGAAATTGCCGAGAACCGGCGCCTTGCCTATCTCGATCCGTTGACCGGATTGGAAAACCGGCGGGCCTTCACCCGGGCGCTGAAGCGGGAACTCGGCCGCCTGGCCTCCGACAAGGAAACCGGGCTTGCGGTCTATTACATCGATCTCGACGAGTTCAAGAAGGTCAATGACCTCGGTGGCCATGATGCCGGTGACGACATGCTCCTGCGCGTGGCGGCCTGCCTCCGGCTAACGCTGGGCGAATTCGGAACAGCGGCCCGGATCGGCGGTGACGAATTTGCCGGCATGGTTCCGGCTGCCAACGAAGAAGGCGCCCTCGACATTGCCGAGAAGATCCTGGAAGGCTTCGACCGGATCCGGCTGGAGGTCGGCGACCGGGTGTTTACCATCGGTGGGTCCATCGGCGTTGCCTTTGTTGAAAGTGGCCTGTCCTTGCGCGATGCAGATGCGGCGGTTCTGCTCGGTTTGGCGGACAGGGCCTGCCTGCGCGGCAAGCGGTTTGGCGGCAGTTCGGTGCAGATCCACTGTGTGGAATCCACCGAATGTCAGGCGACCGGCGTTGAGAAGGTCGAATTGCCCGAGCCGGGCAGTTTCCGTGGCAATGAGCTGACGCTCTATGCCATGCCGATCATGTGCCTCAAGCGCAACAAGATCTGCGGGTCGGAAGTGTTGCTGCGGCTCCAGGGAGACCGGGCACGCGGTCTGTCCTCCAGGGCCTGGATTTCCGCCGCAGAGCGGTCCGGTTTCATCGCGCAGGTTGATGCCTGGACGCTGGACAAGGTGCTGGATGCCGCCGAGCGCAATCCGGGAAGGTCGATCCTGACCATGAATGTCTCCGCGGAGTCCGCGCGAGATCCGAATTTCCGGGACGGTCTTTATCACCGTCTTTCGGTCAATCCGCTTCTGGCGTCGAAACTCTGCCTGGAAATTGCCGAACGGGACTACCTGCGCGAACCGGCAACGGTGGAATCCTTCTTCAAGTTCGTCACCGAGCTCGGCTGCCAGACGGCAATCGACGATTTCGCCGGTCACTGGCCGGTGCTCTCGCGCCTGACCAGCCTGCGGGTCGAATGGCTGAAACTGGAGGCCGGCCTGACACAGCAGGTTGTCGAGGAACCGGCCAAGGCGGCGATCCTGAACGGCCTCGTCCGGGCGGCGCATGAACTCGGCATCAAGGTAATTGCGAAGCATGTGGAAACGGCCGAAGAGGCCAAGCTGCTGCGCGAACTCAACATCGAAGCGGCGCAAGGCTTCTATTTTGGCCGGCCCGAGCCCTGGCCAGGCGGGTAA
- a CDS encoding pitrilysin family protein has product MHAAYVVPTDAFERVDVQLIVLSGSFDDPDPSGTAHLTEHLAAFSSDATIFRNPRVRDIHATTYNVSTTYTNSGAPSELEMLLRLSRAVLDTPSLPEGFAESEIDILQRETLLRERQSPHRWMRRIALQNLYGTLRGRANNTIADLPRLSLEQAYRFHKEHYVPSNVSLIVSGKVDPDTVADLVAQVFGDTEPSAVPAKPWLDQKPDPALRSVEYIESNRLMRDTLQLVKFVDFADRTSSMDMQGAFFITTAILINRLDKALYFEDERFLETSSDWHFVKNADLELFLDVQLMPGFDLDTAHDSLKKTLANLLSEPISREEIDEARQKEVTYARNVMRRPADFLSFLHNVAADGYPPVSPSVFADMLSKTTDQEVIDFATEVMKPSATSVVLAKKVD; this is encoded by the coding sequence TTGCACGCTGCCTATGTTGTGCCGACGGACGCGTTCGAGCGCGTCGATGTGCAGCTGATCGTTCTTTCCGGATCCTTCGATGACCCGGATCCATCCGGAACGGCGCATCTGACAGAGCACCTTGCCGCGTTCTCGTCAGACGCAACCATATTCAGAAATCCGAGAGTGCGTGATATCCACGCCACGACCTACAATGTGTCGACGACTTACACGAATTCCGGCGCGCCTTCCGAACTCGAGATGCTGCTAAGACTGTCACGTGCCGTTCTGGACACGCCAAGTCTGCCGGAAGGTTTTGCGGAAAGTGAAATCGACATTCTTCAGCGCGAAACCCTGCTTCGCGAAAGGCAATCGCCGCACCGCTGGATGCGACGCATTGCGCTGCAAAATCTTTATGGCACCCTGCGCGGCCGTGCGAACAACACCATTGCAGACCTGCCCAGGCTGAGCCTCGAACAGGCCTACCGGTTTCACAAGGAGCATTATGTCCCGTCCAATGTTTCCCTGATCGTTTCGGGAAAAGTCGACCCGGACACCGTCGCAGATCTGGTTGCGCAGGTATTTGGCGACACGGAACCGTCAGCGGTACCTGCCAAGCCCTGGCTCGACCAGAAACCGGATCCGGCGCTCAGATCGGTCGAATACATTGAATCGAACAGGCTGATGCGCGACACGCTGCAACTTGTAAAGTTCGTGGATTTTGCGGACCGCACGAGCAGCATGGACATGCAGGGCGCCTTTTTCATTACAACAGCCATTCTGATCAACAGGTTGGACAAGGCCCTGTATTTTGAGGACGAGCGGTTTCTCGAGACCAGCTCGGACTGGCATTTTGTCAAGAATGCCGATCTTGAACTTTTCCTGGATGTGCAATTGATGCCCGGCTTCGACCTGGACACGGCACATGACAGTCTGAAGAAGACGCTGGCCAACCTGTTGAGCGAACCCATCAGCCGCGAAGAGATCGACGAGGCGCGTCAGAAAGAGGTGACATATGCCCGGAATGTCATGCGTCGTCCCGCTGACTTTCTGTCCTTCCTGCATAATGTTGCTGCAGACGGCTACCCGCCTGTCAGTCCTTCCGTCTTCGCTGACATGTTGAGCAAGACAACAGATCAGGAAGTCATCGATTTTGCGACCGAGGTTATGAAACCGTCGGCAACGTCGGTCGTTCTGGCCAAAAAAGTAGATTAA
- a CDS encoding flavodoxin domain-containing protein, which produces MNVLIAYATTEGQTQKIAKFIEVILSEAGHQVQLHNVSDPSGRLTVSDYDKVIVAGSVHSGKHQPDLQLFVFANRNRLSDMPGLLVSVSLAAAFPDTAEEAGGYVGTFLEAAQWQPTQTALVAGAVKPGIYDWFQQSALLEGDLAAHLDEDLSGTKEFTDWEDLKQKVTAFAGA; this is translated from the coding sequence ATGAATGTTCTGATTGCCTATGCGACCACTGAAGGACAGACGCAAAAGATCGCCAAATTCATCGAGGTAATCCTGTCGGAAGCCGGTCACCAGGTCCAGTTACACAATGTCAGCGACCCATCCGGCAGGCTCACCGTCAGCGACTATGACAAGGTGATTGTCGCCGGGTCCGTGCATTCGGGAAAACACCAGCCCGACCTTCAGCTGTTTGTCTTTGCAAACCGGAACCGGCTGAGCGACATGCCCGGCCTGCTGGTGTCGGTCAGTCTCGCAGCAGCCTTTCCGGACACCGCAGAGGAAGCCGGGGGCTATGTTGGAACGTTTCTGGAGGCCGCACAGTGGCAACCGACGCAAACAGCCCTGGTTGCCGGTGCGGTGAAGCCGGGTATCTATGACTGGTTTCAGCAGTCAGCCCTGCTCGAGGGCGATCTGGCGGCCCATCTTGACGAGGACCTCAGCGGCACGAAGGAATTCACCGACTGGGAGGATCTGAAGCAGAAGGTGACGGCATTTGCCGGTGCCTGA
- a CDS encoding GGDEF domain-containing protein, with protein MRVRSEKEKWAQVVLVSAASVLVSLVATHFVSPAGLNWVSVWPATLVPLMIAPFASLWAGNMILALHRSNLRLEHLLLHDSMTGLLNRTAFFDLFEARQQNVGGTVLMLDIDSFKSINDTYGHQVGDSVIRLVTDVMSETARPFGEIARLGGEEFAMFFPNLPVTKGRDVAETIRCAIEKTALDAGPDTISCTISIGVGYRHDNEPIDAALNRADKALYRAKSKGRNRVEVSETQPSEPAS; from the coding sequence ATGCGGGTCAGGAGCGAAAAGGAAAAATGGGCGCAGGTCGTGCTCGTCTCCGCTGCATCCGTGTTGGTGTCGCTGGTGGCCACGCATTTTGTGTCGCCGGCCGGCCTCAACTGGGTCAGCGTGTGGCCCGCGACACTCGTGCCCCTGATGATCGCTCCCTTTGCGTCGCTCTGGGCCGGCAACATGATACTGGCCCTGCACCGATCCAACCTCCGGCTCGAACATCTGCTGCTTCATGACAGCATGACCGGACTCCTGAACCGGACCGCGTTCTTCGACCTGTTCGAAGCCCGCCAACAGAATGTCGGCGGAACCGTGTTGATGCTGGATATCGACAGTTTCAAATCGATCAACGACACCTACGGTCACCAGGTTGGCGATTCCGTCATCAGGCTGGTGACGGACGTCATGTCGGAGACAGCCAGACCCTTTGGCGAAATCGCAAGGCTCGGCGGCGAGGAATTCGCCATGTTCTTTCCGAACCTGCCCGTCACAAAAGGGCGTGATGTTGCGGAGACCATACGCTGCGCGATCGAAAAGACCGCGCTTGATGCCGGCCCCGATACGATCAGCTGCACCATTTCAATCGGCGTCGGCTATCGTCACGACAACGAACCGATTGATGCTGCGCTGAACCGGGCAGACAAGGCGCTTTACCGCGCCAAAAGCAAGGGCCGCAACCGCGTCGAGGTCAGCGAAACACAGCCGTCCGAGCCAGCCTCATGA
- a CDS encoding TetR/AcrR family transcriptional regulator, whose translation MGNEKASEILLVARRVMMERGYNGFSFRDIAAEVGIKSASIHYHYPTKGDLAEAAAKDYREWCLTALADLSAPDAPGLLAAYGNLFVAMLKDKGSVCLGGVLASDAATLPPSINAEVEKFFLGHHEWLSAVLQTGQQNGEIRPDLDPIAFAKTFVSSMEGAMMVSRATGNPNHLSETIDQLIHLARPLSR comes from the coding sequence ATGGGAAACGAAAAAGCATCTGAGATACTGCTCGTTGCCCGCAGAGTTATGATGGAGCGGGGCTATAACGGGTTTAGCTTCCGCGACATTGCCGCCGAAGTAGGCATTAAGAGCGCGAGTATTCATTACCACTATCCAACCAAGGGAGATTTAGCCGAGGCCGCTGCAAAGGATTACCGAGAGTGGTGCTTAACGGCTTTGGCGGATTTGTCGGCACCAGACGCGCCTGGGCTCCTCGCAGCCTACGGCAACCTGTTTGTTGCCATGCTCAAAGACAAGGGAAGCGTCTGTCTGGGCGGTGTCCTCGCATCGGATGCCGCAACGCTCCCACCGTCGATCAATGCCGAAGTCGAAAAGTTCTTTCTGGGGCATCATGAATGGCTAAGTGCGGTTCTCCAAACAGGACAGCAAAACGGCGAGATTAGACCCGACCTTGACCCAATTGCATTCGCGAAGACGTTTGTGTCCAGCATGGAAGGAGCCATGATGGTCTCGCGCGCCACTGGTAACCCAAACCATTTATCTGAGACAATTGATCAACTCATCCATTTGGCGCGACCGTTGTCGCGATAG
- a CDS encoding DMT family transporter yields MKQSTTETFAMVSVAAAGVAWGIFWIPLRALDDAGVVGAWAVVFFYVLPALLLLPIIFLRHRQIVVGGWPLQVAGMLAGVALVCYAGALIFTEVVRATLFFYLTPIWSTVLARIVLREPITMPRWATIGLGLLGLLIIVRADKGISGGLSAGDWMGIAGGLIWAAAAVVMKSDKDGNGIDFTLSYFAWGSVAALLLLIVPLDGTGEIPDWETMRSVLLWMVPVTLLLVIPPAFAIMWGATVLSPGLIAILFMTEISAAAITAAIWAGEPFGFRELAGVILISAAGIFEPVLNWYRGRT; encoded by the coding sequence ATGAAACAATCAACTACCGAAACGTTCGCGATGGTGTCAGTCGCAGCAGCAGGTGTTGCATGGGGCATTTTCTGGATCCCATTGAGAGCGCTGGATGACGCAGGAGTCGTCGGAGCCTGGGCCGTTGTCTTTTTCTACGTGCTGCCCGCGCTTCTGCTATTGCCCATCATTTTCCTTCGCCACCGTCAAATCGTGGTCGGTGGCTGGCCTTTGCAAGTCGCCGGGATGCTCGCGGGTGTCGCACTCGTTTGCTACGCGGGAGCTCTCATCTTCACCGAGGTCGTCCGAGCAACGCTGTTTTTCTATCTGACACCAATCTGGAGCACAGTGTTGGCGCGAATTGTGCTGAGGGAGCCCATTACAATGCCCCGTTGGGCAACCATTGGCTTGGGTTTGCTGGGGCTCTTGATCATCGTGAGAGCCGACAAAGGGATCAGCGGTGGTCTTAGCGCTGGCGACTGGATGGGGATTGCCGGGGGGCTCATCTGGGCCGCCGCCGCGGTGGTCATGAAATCAGACAAAGACGGAAACGGAATCGATTTCACGCTGTCCTATTTTGCCTGGGGGAGTGTCGCGGCGCTCCTTTTGCTCATCGTCCCATTGGATGGCACTGGGGAAATACCGGATTGGGAAACGATGCGAAGCGTTTTACTTTGGATGGTCCCGGTGACACTCCTTTTGGTTATTCCCCCTGCATTCGCGATAATGTGGGGTGCAACGGTTCTTAGCCCCGGTCTGATCGCAATCCTTTTCATGACAGAAATCAGTGCTGCCGCGATAACGGCTGCAATCTGGGCGGGCGAACCATTTGGGTTTAGGGAATTGGCAGGGGTCATCTTGATTTCTGCTGCCGGAATCTTTGAACCGGTTCTAAACTGGTACCGCGGTAGAACCTGA